The Rattus rattus isolate New Zealand chromosome 16, Rrattus_CSIRO_v1, whole genome shotgun sequence genomic interval GGACCTCATGCATGCTGTGAAACACTAGGCTGCTGAACGATATTCCCAgacctctctgcttctttttaattaaaaaaaaaactgacatttatatttatttgatgtgtgtgcgCAAGGCTGTATGCATGTGAGCATAGACTCCACAGAGCATGTCAGAAGACGACTTGTAGGAATCAGCTCTCACTGAGTTGATTCTCACCTTTGCCATGTGAAccctgagacttgaactcaggctgtcaggcttggctaCAAGCCACTCttatacactgagccatctcgttggacctgctctctgcttcttggctgtggATGCGATTGGCCAGGCTAtctcacacttcttttttttttttttttttttatatccaaaATGTGTTTATTGGGAACGTTCCCACTCATCTTGAATCAGGGGCTTTCAGTGCTGCTTCCTCCTGAAGGAGCATCCTTCTGTCAGCCTTGCTTTTCCACCTGTAGGCTGACAGAGTACAGTGGAGCAGCCAACACACAAGACTACCGTTTGTGCATGGCTAAAGACCGTGGTGATTTTATAGCATCCTGGGCATTTCACATCCATAAAGTAGGAATTGGGGCTCTGCACCAGGcgctttttcttgtgtttcctcttctcctcttctggagagggatgaaggagaTCCTTTGCGAGAGGCATGTAGGGAGGTCATCACCGCCGGAAAGCTATCTCACACTTCTACTGTGGTGACTTCGCTGCCACGATGGACTGTGCCTCTAGACAGTTGAGccagacacaaacaaaaatcaagaaaacacacaaaacctcCTTCACCCTTCGGTTGCTTTTGTCGGAGTATTTTCTCACAGCAGAAAGAGAAACCTACTCAATGTCCATCAGTAGAAAGACGGACAAAGATCATGAATGCAGGTAACTATTACCGAGCAATTAGCAAATGACTGAGTAACTACTGGTAAGTaggtgtcttaattagggtttccattgctgcgaagagacaccgtgaccagggcaacttttataagggaaactatttaa includes:
- the LOC116885413 gene encoding 40S ribosomal protein S27, with protein sequence MPLAKDLLHPSPEEEKRKHKKKRLVQSPNSYFMDVKCPGCYKITTVFSHAQTVVLCVGCSTVLCQPTGGKARLTEGCSFRRKQH